The proteins below are encoded in one region of Sideroxydans lithotrophicus ES-1:
- a CDS encoding class I SAM-dependent methyltransferase, producing the protein MQPGKEHWEAVYTTKATDEVSWFQPHAQLSLDLIKAATADKDAGIIDVGGGASTLVDDLLAEGYRDLTVLDLSAAALHAARQRLGAQESMVRWIEADITEVDLPAKRYDIWHDRAVFHFLTTQQQRDAYVRTVFNAVKPGGHVIVATFAEDGPLQCSGLPVMRYRADELHDEFGDAFTLLKHQKEEHHTPSGKVQQFVYCYCRRISWSGNS; encoded by the coding sequence ATGCAACCTGGTAAAGAACATTGGGAAGCCGTCTATACGACGAAAGCCACCGACGAGGTGAGCTGGTTCCAGCCGCATGCGCAGCTATCGCTGGATCTGATCAAGGCAGCCACTGCTGACAAAGACGCAGGCATCATCGATGTCGGCGGAGGCGCCTCCACGCTGGTGGACGACCTGCTGGCAGAGGGGTACCGCGACCTGACGGTGCTCGATCTTTCCGCCGCCGCGCTGCACGCGGCGCGCCAGCGTCTCGGCGCGCAGGAAAGCATGGTGCGCTGGATCGAGGCGGACATCACCGAAGTCGACCTGCCTGCCAAGCGTTACGATATCTGGCACGACCGCGCCGTGTTCCACTTCCTGACCACCCAGCAGCAACGCGATGCTTACGTGCGCACCGTGTTCAACGCGGTCAAGCCAGGCGGACATGTCATCGTCGCCACCTTCGCCGAGGACGGCCCGCTGCAATGCAGCGGCCTGCCGGTGATGCGCTACCGTGCGGACGAGTTGCACGACGAGTTCGGCGATGCGTTCACCCTGTTGAAGCACCAGAAGGAAGAGCATCACACGCCGTCCGGCAAGGTGCAGCAGTTCGTGTATTGCTACTGCCGGCGCATCAGCTGGAGCGGCAATTCCTGA
- a CDS encoding L-threonylcarbamoyladenylate synthase, producing MQRETYSSRQLAAYLKRGGLIAYPTESCYGLGCDPANRAAVLRLLKLKRRPQRKGLILIASHYRQVARYLQPLAPADQARLQHEGAQAVTYLMPVRSSAPRWLRGTHDTLAVRLTAHPFARQLCRSADSALVSTSANRSGQRPAKTYADCRRLFGNKVWVLRGRVGKRKQPSTIRAWSDGKIIRK from the coding sequence GTGCAACGCGAAACCTACTCATCCCGTCAACTTGCTGCCTACCTCAAGCGCGGCGGCCTCATCGCCTACCCGACCGAATCCTGCTACGGACTCGGATGCGATCCCGCCAACCGTGCAGCAGTATTGCGCCTGCTCAAGCTCAAGCGGCGCCCGCAACGCAAAGGCCTCATTCTCATTGCATCGCACTATCGCCAGGTCGCACGCTATCTGCAGCCTCTGGCTCCTGCCGATCAAGCAAGATTGCAACACGAGGGGGCGCAAGCCGTCACGTACCTGATGCCGGTTCGCTCTTCGGCACCGCGCTGGTTGCGCGGCACGCACGACACGCTGGCGGTGCGGCTCACTGCCCATCCTTTTGCCAGACAGCTATGCCGCAGTGCAGACAGTGCCCTGGTATCCACCAGCGCCAACCGCAGCGGGCAACGTCCGGCGAAGACCTATGCCGACTGCCGGCGTCTGTTTGGAAACAAGGTATGGGTACTGCGCGGGCGGGTGGGGAAGCGCAAACAACCTTCCACGATACGCGCGTGGTCGGATGGTAAAATCATCCGCAAATAG
- a CDS encoding GDCCVxC domain-containing (seleno)protein, with the protein MTVQKKDLELRLESLLTCPECGHAELLTMPTDACQWFYQCPSCNALLKPKPGDCCVFCSYGDVPCPPIQAGREDCCKSDGRK; encoded by the coding sequence ATGACCGTACAGAAAAAAGACCTGGAACTGCGGCTTGAATCCTTGCTGACCTGCCCGGAGTGCGGTCATGCGGAGTTGTTGACCATGCCCACCGATGCCTGCCAGTGGTTCTACCAATGCCCCAGCTGCAATGCCTTGCTCAAGCCCAAGCCGGGCGACTGCTGCGTGTTCTGTTCCTATGGCGATGTGCCCTGTCCGCCGATTCAAGCGGGCCGCGAAGATTGCTGCAAGTCGGATGGCCGCAAATAG
- a CDS encoding rubrerythrin family protein has protein sequence MQLKGSKTEKHLKDAFAGESQANRRYLYFANKADIEGYADVAALFRSTAEGETGHAHGHLEYLEQCGDPATGLPFGSTKDNLKSAVAGETHEYTDMYPGMAKDARAEGFDEVADWFETLAKAERSHANRYQKALGELG, from the coding sequence ATGCAACTCAAAGGATCGAAAACCGAGAAACACCTGAAGGACGCCTTTGCCGGCGAGTCCCAGGCCAACCGCCGCTATCTGTATTTCGCAAACAAGGCCGATATCGAAGGCTATGCCGATGTCGCGGCACTGTTCCGCTCGACTGCGGAAGGCGAGACCGGCCACGCCCATGGCCACCTGGAGTATCTGGAACAATGCGGCGATCCGGCTACCGGCCTGCCATTCGGCAGCACCAAGGACAACCTGAAATCCGCCGTTGCCGGCGAGACTCACGAGTACACTGACATGTATCCCGGCATGGCCAAGGATGCGCGCGCCGAAGGCTTCGACGAAGTCGCCGACTGGTTCGAGACGCTGGCCAAGGCAGAGCGCTCGCACGCCAACCGCTACCAGAAAGCCCTGGGCGAACTGGGCTGA
- a CDS encoding HD-GYP domain-containing protein, which produces MQKNLSATSEADSFVTACEECGTASHERQYVRILNRHTCEHCLLDSRKRSGGLETEPYEKFVESLAEALDLREKETGLHSKRVATHTLLLATHHYKKVTDLREVYWGSLLHDIGKIGVPDAILLKPGKLSDEEWKIMQEHPRNGHRILQNLPFLSMASNIVLCHEERFDGSGYPAGLKGEEIPLAARLFAVIDTLDAMTFDRPYRKGLPFDTAKAEIIRMAGSQFDPRAVESFLREEQALREMTDMEYPAAHFGK; this is translated from the coding sequence ATGCAAAAAAATCTTTCTGCAACGTCGGAGGCCGACAGTTTCGTTACCGCCTGCGAAGAGTGCGGGACTGCGTCACACGAGCGCCAGTATGTCCGCATCCTCAATCGTCACACCTGCGAACATTGCCTGCTGGATTCGCGCAAGCGCAGCGGCGGACTGGAAACGGAGCCCTATGAGAAGTTCGTCGAGTCCCTTGCCGAAGCGCTGGACCTGAGGGAGAAAGAGACCGGGCTGCATTCCAAGCGGGTCGCGACGCACACCTTGCTGCTGGCGACGCATCACTACAAGAAAGTGACCGATCTGCGCGAAGTCTATTGGGGCAGCCTGCTCCACGACATCGGCAAGATCGGTGTGCCGGACGCGATACTCCTCAAGCCAGGCAAGCTGTCGGATGAGGAATGGAAGATCATGCAGGAACACCCGCGCAATGGACATCGCATCCTGCAGAACCTGCCTTTCCTGTCCATGGCATCCAATATCGTGCTGTGCCACGAGGAGCGTTTCGACGGCTCGGGCTATCCGGCTGGTCTCAAGGGCGAAGAGATCCCGCTGGCAGCCAGGCTGTTCGCGGTCATCGATACCCTCGATGCCATGACATTCGATCGTCCCTACCGCAAAGGCCTTCCTTTCGATACCGCCAAGGCCGAGATCATCCGCATGGCCGGGAGCCAGTTCGATCCCAGGGCGGTGGAGAGCTTCCTGCGCGAGGAGCAAGCGCTGCGGGAAATGACCGACATGGAATACCCGGCAGCGCACTTCGGCAAATGA
- the hemF gene encoding oxygen-dependent coproporphyrinogen oxidase has product MDSAAVKEYLLELQELIVDRLEQVDGKKFLRDKWERATGSGGIGKGEGISCIIEEGNVLERGGVAFSHVQGDKMPASATAHRPELAGCSWEAMGVSLVMHPRNPYAPTSHANVRMFMAHKPDGDKVFWFGGGMDLTPYYGFEEDAVHFHQICKNSLAPFDPKLHPKFKKWCDDYFFLKHRSEPRGVGGIFFDDMSEPDFDTAFAIQQSVGDHYLSAYVPLLEKRKDTPYGERERDFQLYRRGRYVEFNLVIDRGTIFGLQSNGRTESILLSMPPLVKWRYDWHPEKGTPEAELYDKYLVPKDWV; this is encoded by the coding sequence ATGGATAGCGCAGCCGTAAAGGAATACCTGCTCGAATTGCAGGAACTCATCGTCGATCGTCTGGAGCAAGTGGACGGCAAGAAATTCCTGCGCGACAAGTGGGAGCGGGCAACAGGCAGCGGCGGCATCGGCAAGGGCGAAGGCATCAGCTGCATCATCGAGGAAGGCAATGTGCTGGAACGCGGCGGCGTGGCGTTCTCGCATGTGCAGGGCGACAAGATGCCGGCTTCCGCCACGGCGCACCGCCCGGAACTGGCCGGCTGCAGCTGGGAGGCGATGGGCGTGTCGCTGGTGATGCATCCGCGCAACCCGTATGCGCCGACCTCGCACGCCAACGTGCGCATGTTCATGGCGCACAAGCCAGACGGCGACAAGGTGTTCTGGTTCGGCGGCGGCATGGACCTCACGCCCTATTACGGTTTCGAGGAAGACGCGGTGCATTTCCACCAGATCTGCAAGAATTCGCTGGCTCCGTTCGATCCCAAGCTGCACCCGAAATTCAAGAAGTGGTGCGACGACTATTTCTTCCTCAAGCACCGCAGCGAACCGCGCGGCGTGGGCGGCATCTTCTTCGACGACATGAGCGAGCCTGACTTCGACACCGCCTTCGCCATCCAGCAGAGCGTCGGCGACCACTACCTGTCTGCCTACGTGCCGCTGCTGGAAAAGCGCAAGGACACACCCTATGGCGAACGCGAGCGCGACTTCCAGCTCTATCGCCGCGGCCGCTATGTCGAGTTCAACCTGGTCATCGACCGCGGCACCATCTTCGGCCTGCAGTCGAACGGGCGCACCGAATCCATCCTGCTGTCCATGCCGCCGCTGGTGAAATGGCGCTACGACTGGCACCCGGAAAAAGGCACGCCGGAAGCCGAGCTGTACGACAAGTATCTGGTGCCCAAGGATTGGGTGTAA
- the purH gene encoding bifunctional phosphoribosylaminoimidazolecarboxamide formyltransferase/IMP cyclohydrolase translates to MTITQALISVSDKSGILEFARGLNELGVKILSTGGTAKLLADNGVPCTEVADYTGFPEMLDGRVKTLQPKVHAGILARRDLPKHVATLKKHDIPTIDLVVVNLYPFAATIAKPGCTLEDAIENIDIGGPTMVRSAAKNHAHVAIVTDPADYADVLAEMQTNKGEVSAATKFDLAKKAFSHTAAYDSMISNYLTAINSDGSKSDFPAQINFNFAKVQEMRYGENPHQQAAFYRDLVPLVGGISGYTQLQGKELSYNNIGDADAAWELVKTFDQPACVIVKHANPCGVAIADTPLNAYKLAYATDSTSAFGGIIAFNRELDEASAAQITANQFVELIIAPSATEAALKVTAAKQNVRVLTVPLSNAHNQYDVKRVGGGLLVQTPDALNVQASQLKVVTKVQPTKEQLTDLLFAWRVAKYVKSNAIVFCKDGQTLGVGAGQMSRVDSTRIASIKAQNAGLSLTGSVVASDAFFPFRDGVDVLATAGAKAVIQPGGSMRDEEVIAAADEHGLAMVFTGYRHFRH, encoded by the coding sequence ATGACCATCACACAAGCACTCATCAGCGTGTCGGATAAATCCGGCATCCTTGAATTCGCCAGGGGGCTGAACGAGCTCGGCGTGAAGATACTTTCCACCGGCGGCACCGCCAAGCTGCTCGCCGACAACGGTGTGCCCTGCACGGAAGTGGCCGACTACACCGGCTTCCCCGAGATGCTGGACGGGCGCGTGAAGACGCTGCAGCCGAAAGTGCACGCCGGCATCCTGGCGCGGCGCGACCTGCCCAAGCATGTCGCCACGCTGAAGAAGCACGACATCCCGACCATCGACCTGGTGGTGGTGAACCTGTACCCGTTCGCGGCGACCATCGCCAAGCCCGGCTGCACGCTGGAAGATGCCATCGAGAACATCGATATCGGCGGGCCTACGATGGTGCGTTCCGCGGCCAAGAACCACGCGCATGTCGCTATCGTCACCGACCCTGCCGATTACGCCGACGTGCTGGCCGAGATGCAGACCAACAAGGGCGAAGTCTCGGCCGCCACCAAGTTCGACCTGGCCAAGAAAGCGTTCTCGCACACCGCCGCCTACGACAGCATGATCAGCAACTACCTCACCGCGATCAACAGCGACGGCAGCAAGAGCGACTTCCCGGCGCAGATCAACTTCAACTTCGCCAAGGTGCAGGAGATGCGCTACGGCGAGAACCCGCATCAGCAGGCGGCGTTCTACCGCGACCTCGTGCCGCTGGTGGGCGGCATCTCCGGCTACACCCAGCTGCAGGGCAAGGAGCTTTCCTACAACAACATCGGCGATGCCGATGCGGCGTGGGAACTGGTCAAAACCTTCGATCAGCCCGCTTGCGTCATCGTCAAGCACGCCAACCCCTGCGGCGTTGCCATCGCCGACACGCCGTTGAATGCCTACAAGCTGGCCTACGCCACCGACAGCACTTCCGCATTCGGCGGCATCATCGCCTTCAACCGCGAACTGGATGAGGCTTCCGCTGCGCAGATCACCGCCAACCAGTTCGTCGAGCTCATCATCGCGCCAAGCGCCACCGAAGCCGCGCTGAAAGTGACTGCTGCCAAGCAGAACGTGCGCGTGCTCACCGTGCCGCTGTCCAATGCGCACAACCAATATGACGTGAAGCGCGTGGGTGGCGGCCTGCTGGTGCAGACGCCGGATGCGCTCAACGTGCAGGCGTCGCAACTCAAAGTCGTAACCAAGGTGCAGCCGACCAAGGAACAACTGACCGACCTGCTGTTCGCCTGGCGCGTGGCAAAGTATGTGAAGTCGAACGCCATCGTGTTCTGCAAGGACGGCCAGACGCTGGGCGTCGGCGCCGGTCAGATGAGCCGCGTGGATTCCACCCGCATCGCCAGTATCAAGGCGCAGAACGCCGGCCTGAGCCTGACTGGTTCCGTCGTCGCTTCCGATGCGTTCTTCCCGTTCCGCGACGGCGTGGACGTGCTGGCGACAGCCGGTGCCAAGGCCGTCATCCAGCCGGGCGGCTCGATGCGCGACGAGGAAGTCATTGCCGCGGCGGACGAGCATGGGTTGGCGATGGTGTTTACCGGTTACCGCCACTTCAGGCATTAA
- a CDS encoding helix-turn-helix domain-containing protein, producing MTEDCAINENDIAKHVRKAVNDYFKDLDGEEPSCGIYDMVICCAEKPLIETVLHHAGGNQTRAAELLGINRNTLRKKMQDHRIK from the coding sequence ATGACTGAAGATTGTGCAATCAACGAGAACGATATCGCCAAGCATGTGCGCAAGGCGGTGAACGACTATTTCAAGGACCTCGACGGCGAAGAGCCGTCGTGCGGGATATACGACATGGTGATCTGTTGCGCGGAAAAGCCGCTGATCGAGACCGTGTTGCACCATGCAGGCGGCAACCAGACGCGTGCCGCAGAATTGCTCGGCATCAACCGCAATACGTTGCGCAAGAAGATGCAGGATCACCGCATCAAATAA
- a CDS encoding hydrogen peroxide-inducible genes activator, which produces MTLNEFRYIVAVAQERNFRRAAEKAFISQPALSLAIQKLEEELGLKIFERGKNDVTLTPVGTAIVEQAQRVLEEAERIREIAAQGKNQLAASLRVGVIHSVGPYLLPDLIPALKKVAPQMPLEVEENITENLETLLRNGKLDVIVIALPFGDSSILTHALYDEPFEVVVNSDHRWADRRSIKAPELAEEKVLLLNSGHCFSNQVAEACPDLNRKGAEIQQGTSLETIRNMVASGLGITVLPASANSARYRSKLLDVIPFAKPIPSRRIALAWRKSFARTQAIEALAQAVGQAKITGIQHLP; this is translated from the coding sequence ATGACCCTGAACGAATTCCGCTATATCGTCGCCGTCGCGCAGGAACGCAACTTCCGCCGCGCGGCCGAGAAGGCTTTCATCAGCCAGCCGGCGCTGTCGCTGGCGATACAGAAGCTGGAAGAAGAACTGGGGCTGAAGATATTCGAGCGCGGCAAGAACGACGTCACGCTCACCCCGGTCGGCACGGCCATCGTGGAACAGGCACAGCGCGTGCTGGAAGAGGCCGAGCGCATCCGCGAGATCGCTGCGCAGGGCAAGAACCAGCTTGCCGCATCGCTGCGTGTCGGTGTCATCCACAGCGTCGGCCCCTATCTGTTGCCCGACCTGATCCCCGCACTGAAGAAAGTCGCACCGCAGATGCCGCTGGAGGTGGAAGAGAACATCACCGAGAATCTGGAGACCCTGCTGCGCAACGGCAAGCTGGATGTCATCGTCATCGCATTGCCATTCGGCGATTCGAGCATCCTCACGCATGCCTTGTACGACGAACCGTTCGAAGTGGTCGTCAATTCCGATCATCGCTGGGCGGACCGGCGCAGCATCAAGGCTCCCGAGCTGGCGGAGGAAAAGGTGCTGCTGCTGAATTCCGGTCACTGTTTCAGCAACCAGGTCGCCGAAGCCTGCCCCGACCTGAATCGCAAAGGGGCGGAGATACAGCAAGGCACCTCACTGGAAACCATCCGCAACATGGTTGCCTCCGGCCTGGGCATCACCGTGCTGCCCGCTTCGGCGAACAGCGCGCGCTACCGCAGCAAGCTGCTGGACGTCATTCCTTTCGCCAAACCCATTCCATCGCGACGCATCGCGCTGGCCTGGCGCAAGAGTTTTGCGCGCACGCAAGCCATCGAAGCACTGGCGCAAGCAGTCGGGCAGGCCAAAATCACCGGCATCCAGCATCTGCCATGA
- a CDS encoding class I SAM-dependent methyltransferase: MTLREQQPYRQNPLLRLSYSLIAPLYDAIIDRPMRDARRHSLRTLPTDASRRILISGVGTGLDLPLLPALHRYTALDFNLAMLAHARPRGKDLDVGFVLGDSMALPFAGSHFDHVVLHLILAVVPEPQRCLSEAVRVLKPGGTIILFDKFLQPRQRAPLRRLFNVITRRFATRMDVVFEEVLTAAPELQVLSDEPMLANGWFRRIELQKTR; the protein is encoded by the coding sequence ATGACCCTGCGCGAACAACAACCCTATCGCCAGAATCCGTTGCTGCGTCTGAGCTACAGCCTCATCGCACCGTTATACGATGCCATCATCGATCGCCCGATGCGGGATGCACGCAGGCATTCGCTGCGCACCTTGCCGACCGATGCAAGCAGACGCATCCTGATCAGTGGAGTGGGCACCGGTCTGGATCTGCCCTTGCTGCCGGCATTGCACCGTTACACTGCACTCGATTTCAACCTGGCGATGCTGGCGCACGCCAGGCCGCGCGGCAAGGACCTGGATGTGGGTTTCGTGCTGGGCGACAGCATGGCATTGCCTTTCGCCGGCTCGCACTTCGACCACGTCGTGCTGCACCTCATCCTCGCCGTCGTGCCGGAACCGCAGCGCTGCCTGAGCGAAGCCGTACGGGTGCTGAAACCCGGCGGCACCATCATCCTGTTCGACAAATTCCTGCAACCGCGACAGCGTGCCCCGCTGCGCCGCTTGTTCAACGTGATCACCCGCCGTTTCGCCACGCGCATGGATGTGGTGTTCGAGGAGGTGTTGACCGCTGCGCCCGAACTGCAGGTGCTCAGCGATGAGCCGATGCTGGCGAACGGATGGTTTCGGCGGATCGAGCTGCAAAAGACCAGGTGA
- the purD gene encoding phosphoribosylamine--glycine ligase produces the protein MKILVIGNGGREHALAWRLAQGAKVQKVYVAPGNAGTALEEGVENVAITAIPELIEFVKRENIELTVVGPEAPLAAGVVDAFRAAGLKIFGPTKAAAQLESSKDFAKRFMTRHNIPTAFFETFSDIAAAKAYVEKHGAPIVIKADGLAAGKGVVVAMSKDEAFAAIDMMLSDNKLGDAGARVVIEEFLAGEEASFIVMVDGKNVLAMATSQDHKRLLDGDNGPNTGGMGAYSPAPVVTPTIYAKVLREVILPVVRGMESEGIIYTGFLYAGLMISPDGGLKVLEFNCRMGDPETQPIMLRLKSDFAAIVEHAINGTLDKVEAEWDKRTALGIVMAAANYPETPRKGDVITGLPKKLEDAHVFHAGTTMQDGKVITNGGRVLCVVALGDMVKRAQQRAYEIADTIHFDGQQMRRDIGYRAIGRK, from the coding sequence ATGAAAATATTAGTCATCGGTAACGGTGGTCGCGAACACGCATTGGCATGGCGTCTGGCACAGGGCGCCAAGGTGCAGAAGGTGTACGTTGCGCCGGGCAATGCTGGTACGGCGCTGGAAGAGGGCGTCGAGAACGTCGCCATCACTGCCATCCCCGAGCTCATCGAGTTCGTTAAGCGCGAGAACATCGAGCTCACCGTGGTCGGCCCCGAGGCGCCACTGGCGGCGGGCGTGGTGGATGCGTTCCGCGCGGCCGGGCTGAAGATCTTCGGCCCGACCAAGGCGGCAGCGCAACTCGAATCCTCCAAGGACTTCGCCAAGCGCTTCATGACGCGCCACAACATCCCCACGGCGTTCTTCGAGACCTTCAGCGACATCGCCGCTGCCAAGGCCTACGTCGAGAAGCACGGCGCCCCCATCGTCATCAAGGCCGATGGTCTGGCAGCGGGCAAGGGCGTGGTGGTGGCGATGAGCAAGGACGAGGCGTTCGCTGCCATCGACATGATGTTGTCCGACAACAAGCTCGGCGATGCCGGTGCGCGCGTGGTGATCGAAGAATTCCTCGCGGGCGAAGAGGCCAGTTTCATCGTCATGGTCGACGGCAAGAACGTGCTGGCCATGGCGACCAGCCAGGACCATAAGCGACTGCTGGACGGCGATAATGGCCCCAACACCGGCGGCATGGGGGCTTATTCTCCCGCACCGGTGGTCACGCCGACCATATACGCAAAAGTATTGCGCGAAGTGATCCTGCCCGTGGTGCGCGGCATGGAAAGCGAAGGCATCATATATACCGGTTTCCTTTATGCGGGCCTGATGATCTCGCCAGATGGTGGCCTCAAGGTGCTGGAATTCAACTGCCGCATGGGTGACCCCGAGACACAGCCGATCATGCTGCGCCTGAAGAGCGATTTCGCCGCCATCGTCGAGCACGCCATCAATGGCACGCTCGACAAGGTGGAAGCCGAATGGGATAAACGCACCGCGCTCGGTATCGTGATGGCCGCGGCCAACTATCCCGAGACACCGCGCAAGGGCGATGTCATCACAGGGCTGCCGAAGAAGCTGGAGGATGCGCATGTATTCCATGCCGGCACCACCATGCAGGACGGCAAGGTGATCACCAACGGCGGGCGTGTGCTGTGCGTGGTGGCTCTCGGCGACATGGTGAAGCGTGCACAGCAACGTGCCTACGAGATTGCCGATACCATCCATTTCGATGGGCAGCAGATGCGCCGCGATATCGGCTACCGCGCCATCGGGCGGAAATAG
- the dusB gene encoding tRNA dihydrouridine synthase DusB produces the protein MQIGRYKLKNNLIVAPMAGVTDRPFRMLCKRMGAGMAVSEMVASNSLLYGSEKTKRRANHEGEVDPISVQIVGADPKMLAQAARYNVDNGAQIIDINMGCPAKKICNVMAGSALMQNEKLVAEILEEVVGAVEVPVTLKIRTGWDKNNRNAVNIARIAEASGIQALAIHGRTRACAYTGDAEYDTIRAVKAEVNIPVIANGDITTPEKARFVLQHTGADAVMIGRAAQGRPWLFREIEHFLQTGTHLLAPHVGEIQDVLIAHMHDLYDFYGEHTGLRVARKHISWYTKGLTGSAVFRHRMNQLESVDEQMCAVTDFFEEQKTGSERLLYKGELAA, from the coding sequence ATGCAGATCGGACGCTACAAGCTGAAAAACAACCTCATCGTCGCACCCATGGCGGGCGTGACGGACAGGCCTTTCCGCATGCTGTGCAAGCGCATGGGCGCCGGCATGGCGGTGTCCGAGATGGTGGCTTCCAATTCGCTGCTGTACGGCTCCGAGAAGACCAAGCGCCGCGCCAACCATGAAGGCGAGGTCGATCCGATCTCGGTGCAGATCGTCGGTGCCGACCCGAAGATGCTGGCGCAGGCCGCCCGCTACAACGTGGACAACGGTGCGCAGATCATCGATATCAACATGGGCTGCCCGGCCAAGAAGATCTGCAACGTCATGGCGGGCTCCGCCTTGATGCAGAACGAAAAGCTGGTGGCCGAGATCCTGGAAGAGGTGGTCGGCGCTGTGGAAGTGCCTGTCACCCTGAAGATACGCACCGGCTGGGACAAGAACAACCGCAATGCGGTCAACATCGCGCGCATCGCCGAAGCCAGCGGCATCCAGGCGCTGGCCATCCATGGCCGCACCCGCGCCTGCGCCTACACCGGCGACGCCGAGTACGACACCATCCGCGCGGTGAAGGCGGAAGTGAACATCCCGGTCATCGCCAACGGCGACATCACCACGCCGGAAAAAGCCCGTTTTGTGCTGCAACATACCGGTGCCGATGCGGTCATGATCGGGCGCGCCGCACAGGGCCGCCCCTGGCTGTTCCGCGAGATCGAGCATTTCCTGCAGACCGGCACGCACCTGCTTGCGCCGCATGTCGGCGAGATACAGGACGTGCTGATCGCGCATATGCACGACCTGTACGACTTCTATGGCGAGCACACCGGGCTGCGCGTGGCGCGCAAGCACATCTCCTGGTACACCAAGGGGCTGACGGGATCTGCCGTGTTCCGCCATCGCATGAACCAGCTGGAGAGCGTGGACGAACAGATGTGCGCAGTGACGGATTTCTTTGAAGAACAGAAAACAGGCAGCGAAAGACTGCTTTACAAGGGGGAGTTGGCTGCATAA